The DNA region CCTCTTTTTCTCCATTTTCATGAATATGATATGGTTTTACTTCACTTCTTAATGTATACTCTTTTGGCTTATTATTTTTAAAAAAAGATAATGGAATTAAAATAGTTTTTTCCACTTCATTTTTATCTATTTTCATAGTTTTTAAAGCTCTTTTTTTAACAATTCCAATAAAAATTTCAACAACTGCTCCCATTGGAGCAACCATTGTATCAAGTTGACCTAAGATTTTAATATCTTTTTTTTCTATTCCAAGTTCTTCTTTAGTCTCTCGTAATGCAGTTTGTTTAAAATTTTTATCTAAATCTTTTTCAAATCCTCCACCTGGAAAACAAATATCTCCACCTTGTCTTATACTTGCTGCTCTCTTTTGGAAAAGTATATAATATTCTTTATTCTTTTTAACTAATGGTATTAAAACAGCAGAATTAAAAAATCTATCCCTTCCTAAAACACCTGGATATTTAGGAAGATTTGAAATCATCTTTTTTAAATCATCTTTTTTCATATTAACTCTTTACAGATTTAATTGCCTCTATCATAACTCTTACTATCTTTCTTAAATCTTCATCCTTAATAGTATAAGCAACAATTGAATAAATTAATTTCCCAAAAGGTCTAATCCAAACTCCATGTTCTACACAATAATCTTGAATTTTTTGTGCATAAGAGCTATCTTCAAGTTCAATTACACCAATAGCACCTATATTTCTTGTATTTTTAACAAGTTTTAACTCTTTTGCATTTTTTAACTCTTCACAAAAAATATTTTCTATATTTTTAACTCTTTTTTGCCAAGGTGATTGTAATAATAAATTTATACTTGCAATTGCAACACTACAAGCTAATGGATTTGCCATAAAAGTTGGTCCATGCATTAATATACCAACAGAAGAGTTAGAAATAGTATCACTAACTTTTTTACTTGTAATCATTGCAGCCATTGTCATATATCCACCAGTTAAACCTTTTCCAACTGTCATAATGTCAGGTTTAATATTTGCATGCTCTACTGCAAACATTTTTCCTGTATGCCCAAATCCTGTTGCAATTTCATCAGCAATAAATAAAATATCATATTTATCACATAATTGTTTTGCTTTTATTAAAAATGCAGGGTTATATACTCTCATTCCTCCTGCACCTTGAACAATTGGTTCAATAATAAAACCAGCAACTTCATCATGATACTTAACAAATGCATCTTCTAATGCTTTAATTGCTTCACTACAATCCTCTTCATAACCAATATTTGGAGCTTTAGTAAATATATGTTTTGGCAAATATGAACCATAAATGCTATGCATAGAATTATTTGGATCACATACACTCATTGCTGCAAGAGTATCTCCATGATAAGCATTTTCACAAGCAATAAATTTATATTTTTTTAATCCTTTAGCTTCTTGATACTGAATTGCTGTTTTTAAAGCAACTTCAACAGACACAGAACCACTATCACATAAAAAAACACTATTTAACCCTGTTAAATCAACTAATAATTTTGATAAAATTGCTGCATATTCATGTGTCATACC from Malaciobacter molluscorum LMG 25693 includes:
- a CDS encoding NUDIX hydrolase, whose product is MKKDDLKKMISNLPKYPGVLGRDRFFNSAVLIPLVKKNKEYYILFQKRAASIRQGGDICFPGGGFEKDLDKNFKQTALRETKEELGIEKKDIKILGQLDTMVAPMGAVVEIFIGIVKKRALKTMKIDKNEVEKTILIPLSFFKNNKPKEYTLRSEVKPYHIHENGEKEVYFPSDKLKLPEIYHKPWGNSKHKVWVYKYKKDVIWGMTSVILKDFIKKY
- the bioA gene encoding adenosylmethionine--8-amino-7-oxononanoate transaminase, encoding MNWLDIDKQHIWHPYNSLPSTTKNLPVKRTDKTSIFLEDDTELIDGMSSWWSAIHGYNHPVLNEAIKKQVDIMPHIMFGGMTHEYAAILSKLLVDLTGLNSVFLCDSGSVSVEVALKTAIQYQEAKGLKKYKFIACENAYHGDTLAAMSVCDPNNSMHSIYGSYLPKHIFTKAPNIGYEEDCSEAIKALEDAFVKYHDEVAGFIIEPIVQGAGGMRVYNPAFLIKAKQLCDKYDILFIADEIATGFGHTGKMFAVEHANIKPDIMTVGKGLTGGYMTMAAMITSKKVSDTISNSSVGILMHGPTFMANPLACSVAIASINLLLQSPWQKRVKNIENIFCEELKNAKELKLVKNTRNIGAIGVIELEDSSYAQKIQDYCVEHGVWIRPFGKLIYSIVAYTIKDEDLRKIVRVMIEAIKSVKS